Within Ovis aries strain OAR_USU_Benz2616 breed Rambouillet chromosome 3, ARS-UI_Ramb_v3.0, whole genome shotgun sequence, the genomic segment atcatatatatcacCATGGATATCATCACTTTTTAACTTTGGGAAGCTTCTAAGCTCATGGTTGAAAGCTTTGTCCCTGGCAATGAATACTGTCGGTTATGTTCCTAGGCTTACTTACTTCCTTTTTGAGAGAATACCTGCCGAATGTCCAAGTCTAAATTAAGTATATCTGTCTATCAGTCATCTGTCCCAAGTATAACTGTGTTTCGTGACAAAAGGGGCTTGTTCCACTCACAGCTCAATCACAAAAGTGCTTTTCCACCGGGGGCTGGTTTGCAGAAATGCTTTCATTGTTATTTCCCATTTGGTCTTAAAAACACATGTACTTCAAAGACTGAAATCTAATAAAACCAATCATTTTTACTGCTTCATCAAGGACATCCATATTTGGAACTGGCACCCTTTCCTGTTACTGTTAAGCTTGGCAGCAAAGCATTGCATGAAGGCTAATACCATTGGTTACCACTGCTTTGATCTGTTTTATCCACTGTTGCTCCTGCATCTTCCTATTCAACTGCCAACAGCTAAAAGGACCTGTGAGTACTATAATGGAAATAGTTCTCACCTTGCGAACCCCTGAAAGGGTCTTGGGGACTCCGAGTGCAAGGTCACACACTCTATGAACTGCTGACCTGGGGCAAAAGTGGGGTGGGCTCCAGGCACCGAGAGGTAATCAGGGTGGGCACCAGGGCCAGAGGTAGGATGCTAGCTCTCCTGGACCAGTTCTCTCTCTAAACCATGCCCCCTCAACACAGTCTCCATCTAGAGGTAAGGTGAACAAACTGAGGAGGCCAGACAGTGGGTGCATTTCTAACAGATTATGTAGAAACTTCAGATTAATCGATCACTGCAGCAAAAGCCCCAGTTTTTAAAAGCTGGTGTTCTacactgaaagtgttagttgctcagtcatatctggctctttgcaaccctatggactgtaacccaccaggcttctctgtccatgggattctccaggcaagaatactggagtgggtagccatttccttctccatgggatttttcccaacccagagatcaaactctggtctcttgcattgcaggtggattccagGAAAACCCTGTTCTACACTGAGATGTGTTTTAAGTCTCAGAAGGACTTGACAAGGCACAGGGCACAGAAAGGTAATCTAGCTTCACTCTTCTGGAAGTGGCATGAGTTTGAAGAGTTAAGAGGTCAATTTTGTGGAGGACATAGAGAGGCAGGGACAGAAACTGAACCTCCTCCAGCTGTCAGGGAGCAGAAGGGACCAGGATGGGAGGGGGAGTGTGCAGAGGACGAGCTGTGAGATCCATCAGACGGATCTTGCCTGGCTGTGCCTCTCCCAGATAATCGCCTTAAAAACTGAACTGTCCATTCACATTTAGAAGGAGAGGAATGGATCAGACAGGAGACAGGAGAAGAGAACATAGAGTCAGTCATTTCTGGAGGAcacatttccaggcaagagccacTTGACGTTGACCTTGAGAACAGAGCCAGGCTCAGTGCATCACTGGGGAAGATGAAAACCCTGCAGGGAGCAGCCGGCCAGAAGGCGCAGCAGCATGAAATCCAGCCCCAGCGGGAATCTGCAGAGGGAGCCCACGCCCCAGCCTCTGGGGAACAGCCTGCCAAAGAGACAGTTCTTCTTCCTCCCAAACCTGCCACTCAGGTCTTTCTCACCTCATTGTGACTTTCACAATGTGCTTGCTCCCATCTTGGCTCTGGAGCAATCTTTCCCTAATGAGACCCTGATCCATCACTCCTCCACTTTAAGATTTCAGAGCTCTGCACCAGGAAGCCAGGGATAGAGTCGGAATTTCTGAGACCCAGACTGGAGTTCAAACCTGGTTCCATCCTCTGTGTCTCTAGGTGCATCAGTTTCCtttatctacaaaatgggaataatctcTGTCCCACGGCATCACAAGGCTGGTTAACACATAAAAGCATGGAGGATGGGAACTTTCCTGCAGTAACAGGGAAGACCCTacacattgctgttgttcagtcactaagtcgtgtccaactctttgtggccccaaggactgcagcttccctgtccttcactatctctcagagtttgttgaGACTCATACCCATTaagccgatgatgccatccaactatatgTGGTACCTACTATTATGATCATTATGTGAAGTTTAACTTGTGGAGAATGACATACGAAAGCATGGGGCTGACCTGCCAGTGGTCCAGCTTATCTATTGGCTCTTCACCCCTAGCCCCTTGTGCTGTCCCTCATCACCCACACACTGAACTGCTTTTCTTGTCCACCTGCTCTGCTGGCCTTCAGCCTGGATTTACCTCCTCAGACATCAGCCCTCGAGGGGTGGCCAGATCCCAAGGTCATTTCTTCCCTGTCTGTCTACGCGTCTCTCTGTCCTTCTAATTGTGATACCAGAAGTGTCTCTTTATAGTCTGTCTTTCCCACCAGACAGCAGAAGATTTGAGGGTTAGGGCTGGGCCTCATCCGTCTTTCCATCACTGGTGGTGAGCACAGTAGCTGGTGAAGAGTTGGGGACCATGGTTGTTGAATGACTATACGACCggctttcttgctttttaaagcAATGGTAACAGGATGCCAAATTCCAAGTTCACCCAGGAAGACATCCCCTCTCTGCAAGGCTTCTCTCCATCCTCCCATTTCCCACACACTGGCCGGAATCTGAGTTTCAAGGAACAGTCTTGATCTCGCATTCCAGGCGATGCCTGTTAGCTTAGGGCAGGCATTTCTTGTCTAGAGCGTGCTTCCCCAGGATGGCTGCTAGTGAGCTCACGAATAATTGTTATTTACAGAACAGGTGAAACAAGATCATCTCATGACTCTAGCAATGGGTGTTCCATGTTTCCAAGACAGTTCAGTTTGCTTTTTAGTAACATATTCAAAGTGGAGGTGTTTACAGCTGCTACACTGTTCTCAAAAACAATGACAAGGTATGACTCAGTGCAACAGAACTGGGGAAACGCCATGGTATCGCAGCAGCCAGGAGAGGGAGCTGCTGAGGGGACAGCTGCAGGCAACCCTGGGGCACCCCTGGTTCCCTTGGGGAGGGGGCTTGGGGAGATTTTCTAGCTCTGCCCTCATAAGACCACAACCTCCTGCAAGTCTTCTGATCTTCACTTAGCCAATTCACAAGTACAATAGATGCTTAGGGGTTAAGATGAATTTAGTTAAACAGTACAGCATGCcctattggtggctcagatggtagagaatctgcctgcaatgagggagacacaggttcaatccctgggtcaggaagctcccctggagaagagaaaggttatCACTCTTATATCCCTGCCTGGTGAATttcaaggacaaggaagcctggtgggctacagtccatggggttgcagagagtcagacacgaccgagccaCTAACACACAGCACGCCCAACTCCAAGCTTCCTGAGGAAATTGGCTCTGTGACTTTGTTCTCATCAAGAGAGGTGCTAACAACTGTGTGCTGATAAGTGTGTGTACATTCAGTTCATGTCAGCACCTGGCATCACGAGGGCCGATGCTGAGAGATGCCAGCTTATGAAAAGGAAAGGCTTCTTTCTTGTCTTTACAAATGGAATTGTGCtatattatatattcttaaaaagGCAGACACAAAACTGGATTCAAAGGAAGTGAAGCAAAAcaatagagaattttaaaaaatttccaagtGTTTGTTCTTCACGTACCTTTCTATGATTCTAATCATGAACCTTTGTGTGAGCGCAGATGCTGTCAATTAAATCTGGTTGCTAGAAACCAAGAAAGATATAACTGACACATCGTGTTCCCCAGAAATATGACATTCCCAGCGCCATTCACACTCTCTTCTGAATTCTGAACAGAAAAGAATTTATAAGACTCTGGTCGAATAGAAGAGAATTTACAAGACTCTGGTTGGGGATATTTACGCCCGAATAAAGAGTGAGGGAATTCTGCCTGATGGATGAAAACAATGCAAACCCACAGGTAGGAGGCAGTGGGGcttaaagcaaagcaaaaaaaaaaaaaaaaaaaaccaaaaaaaaacccaccaaaaaacCAAGAGCAAGTTGGCGCCTGCTTTAAAGCATGCTGGTTAAATTCCTCCTTCCGTGATTAATCATGTCCTGGGAACCAGAGGGAAGTGTGGCTTTACTTCGCCCCAGGGGCCTCTGAGCCAGAGCTCCCTCCTAATTGGAAGCAGCCGCTCTGCTCAGCTCTGGCCGCAAGTTTCTGTGACACTCGGACAACGTGATTATGAGCCTGCTTAATGTTAGCACGGGGACTCTGGGACTCCAGGCCACAAGCCCAGGCTtgagctttgttttttttcaacTTCTTAAAAATTTCAGATTCTGCCTCATTGCCAAGACCCTGTGGGAGTAGGTCTGGGCTGTGGAGCCTAGTGATGGGGCATCAGCCACTCCTTGGGAACATGGAAAATGCCccggccccagagatggcaatGACTCCTTTCTGTCCAGTGGGCAGTGACCCCTGCAGATTGTGTCCAGGGAGGCTGAGCTAACACCATCCGCCGTGAGGAGTTACAGGGCTGTGGTTGTACATCTGGCCTCGAGGCCAAGGCTGCGTCCAGTAGGCACTTGATTTCTTGGCACCTGGTACAGAAACCTGCCCAGAGGAGGGGCCTCGTGTCTGCCAAAGGAGTGGAGGAGCTACCGGGTCACCGCTGCTGCAGCTGGCTGGGCTGGTCATTGGGGGTGTCGAGGGCCTGAAACTAGACCGCAGTTTCTTGAGAAGAAGGGACTCTGTATCTAGATGCGGGAACCCTCCTGAACTGCCCACCACCAGCCTGCCCCACAAATTTGGGGCTCCAGGCTGCAACAGCAACCCTTACATGCATTTCCAGCCAGCCTACCTGCCTGTCCAGTGGCCTTCAGGCTTCCCAGCCCCCAcaagggcagggaggaggcctTAAAATTAACCTTTCTCTTtgcagcaatgcaggagacacaggagatacaggttcgatccctggagaagggaatgactaccattccagtattccagtAAGAATACCtagtccactattcttgcttggcgaatcccatggacagaggagcctggttgcctgcaatccatggggtccgaaagagtccgatatgacttagcgagtaaacaacaataaaaggAGACCTCTGCGGGATCCACCTGGGTTCATTCGGTCCCAGGGAAAGGAGGAGACCCAAGACTCTCCGGAAACACAGTGTCAGACTGGCCACCCTGGGGGTGGCGCTCGGGTGGCCGCGGGGACCCACCTATCTCCTCTCCCAGAGATGAGTTGAGGATGGCGCCTGCCGACGTGACCACGGCGCAGGTCCGGAGCCCGCGCGGGAGCAGCCGGCTGAGTGGCACCGGAGGGACCAGCGCGCGCCAGCCAAGCGCGGAGAAGGGCGGTTCAGTGCCGTCCAGGGTGCGCACCTGCACGCGGCCCCGCAACGCGCACAGCAGCTCGGTGCGGCTCCGCCCCGACGCGCGGCGCCCCCGGAAGCGCACGCCGTGCTTGTTGGCACGCAGGTAGGCACCCATGGCCTTCTGCAGGCGCGGGTGCAGCATGCGCGCCGACGCGTCGCCCTTCCAGAGCCGTCTCAGCAGGGCCCGGGACATGGACGAGTACAGCCGCTCCCCGTCCTCGCCCCCTGGGCTCCGGCTCTGCCTCCGGGGCCCCCGCTTCGCCCGCCGTCCCGGGGCTGTGCGTGGCGGCCGAGCCCCTTCTGGGCCTGGGTCTCCAGGGGAGAGGCGCCCCGAAGTGCCCGGAGCGGGGTCCTCCGGGGGAAAAGCGCTTAGGGACATTCTCCCTGGCTGGGCCGAAAGAAACTCTGGCTCACGTTCAAAGCCATCTCCGGCCCATGTCCGCAGGGGACCGGATGGGAGTCCCCGGGGAGACCCCCGCCGCGAGTCCGCGCCGTCGGGCAGGCCCTCTGAGGCCCCCATGATGGCCCGCTGCCTCCCTTGCACGGGCAGCAGCCTCCGGGTCTCCAGGAAGGAGAAGGAGCTGGGCGAGGGCTTGGCAGGGCTGCTGTCCGTGAAGTAGAGGAAGATCACCACAAAGAGGAGCCCCCACGCAAACACCCCGCAGAGCATTCCTTGTCTCCATTGCTTCAGGTGCGGTTTCATGGCAGGCCCACGGGGTCAGCGCTTGTGTCCCAAGGGGGCGGGCTGGACCTGCAAACAGAGGGTGTCACAGTGAGCCACGCAGGACAGCGCTGGGGACAGTCCATCCTAGAGGGTCTCTGGGGACGGTTGGAGGGAGCATCAGAAACCAGGATGGCCTGGAGCTCCGGCTAAATTCAGCACTCATATACCCCACTCTGGATGCCTACAGAACAAGAAGTCACATCCCCTCAGCCCAGGGTCTTGGGAGAGGGGAGGTGAGCTCGGTGTACCTTGGAGAACTACCCAAGGCACCTTGGTGATGTGTCTGCCTCCCCACCACCGTGACTGGCTAATTCTCCCCCTCTGCCCTGCTTCCCCGATCCCTCCCCGCAGCTGGTTCCAGGTTTCAGTTTGGGGAAGCTGGCAGCAGGCCTCAGTCGGGTCGCCCTCTCTCATCAGAACACTGGCTCAGAGCTCAGATCCTGTACAACAAAGGGCCAAGTGCTTCTAAGGGAAACTTCTCCACAGTGCCCCAGTGGTCCCCAGTATGTACAGTGCCCCGATAGTCCCTAGTAAGTGATGACCCAGCCACTGAGGCTGCAGGGGAAGGTTATGTTAAGGTGTCTGTGGACCTCAAAACACCCCTAGATGTTCACCCTCATCACCAGCCTCTGATAGAGTAAGATGGAAAATATCGAAATTTTAAATAAGGGAGCATATGAGGAGATGGGAGCAGATGAGGTTTTCATGCAAGGGCAAGGGTTTTACTTAGTTAAGAACTGAAACCAAGTGGGCAATCCCTAGATCAGTGTGGTCACCTGAGGAAGCTACATAGAGTCTCTTGTGGAAAAAATGATGTGCCAGGGTGTGAAACCCACACGCCTTATGGCCCTGTAGCTTACAGATGGACATGGGTCCTTCGCTCTCTTCCCACAGAGAGGTGGGTCTGGGTCTCTCCCATTTGAGCAGAGGGAGTGCTCTGACCAGTTACCAGGCTCAGGTCCAGCAGCTTCCATGCCCTGCCTTTAAAATGCTCACGAGAGAGGAAGTAGTCACCAGCAGAAGCAGACATCTCTCCATGGACTGAGAGATGCCCAGCTGAGCCCTGGGTGTCCAGTTGTCCCAGCCCACTACCATCCTGGACTCCAGCCCAGTGGAACGTTCAGATGATTCCAGTTCTGTCCAGCCTCTGGCAGCAGCTGCAGGTAAGACCCCAAGCGGGAACCCAGTGGAGCCAGTTAACCCTCAGAACCAGGTGTGATAAAGACACTGGTTTAAAGTGATAGAGGTTGCTCTTATGAGCCACAGGTCTGGAGCTGATTCGTTACATCAGAAACGATCACTGGAACAGGCTCTGCTAGAAAAGCCAGATGAGAAGTTCCCCAGATGCCTCAACAGTCATACACCCTTGAGACAAGTCCAGCCTCTCAGAGGGATTATGTGAAGAGAAACTTTCACTGAAGTGTTTTTTAAGTTGTGGCTTCTTAACAGCTGCTGTCTGCTTGACACATCAAAGCAAGGCTGTAGATTTCCTTCACAGCCACACATCAAACCCACACATAGAGCATGGTCTCACCAAGCCAGACACACTCATGCCAGCGAACAAATGTACAAGAAATAGAGCCAGCACTTGCCCTCTGTCAGACTCTGTGCTCACTTAACGTGTTTCCTTCATTATCTTATTTGGTCTTCCCAGCACCTACTcaggcttcacaggtggcgctagtggtaaagaatccacctgccaatgaaggagacataagagatgcaggttcaatccctgggttaggaagagcccctggaggaggaaatggcagcccactccagtattcttgcctggaaaattccatggacagaagaggccggcgggctacagtccatggggttgcacagagttagacatgactgaagtgacttagcacacacctagTAAGTAGGAAACACTGCTATGTCCATTTTATAGAGGAGGGCGTTGAAGCctggagaggttaagtaacttgcccaaagctaCAGAGATAGCACGCAGTAGACAGCACCAAAAAAGCCACCTGCTCACACTTTTAATGCTAAGTTCTGACTCCATCTGA encodes:
- the ST6GAL2 gene encoding beta-galactoside alpha-2,6-sialyltransferase 2 isoform X3: MKPHLKQWRQGMLCGVFAWGLLFVVIFLYFTDSSPAKPSPSSFSFLETRRLLPVQGRQRAIMGASEGLPDGADSRRGSPRGLPSGPLRTWAGDGFEREPEFLSAQPGRMSLSAFPPEDPAPGTSGRLSPGDPGPEGARPPRTAPGRRAKRGPRRQSRSPGGEDGERLYSSMSRALLRRLWKGDASARMLHPRLQKAMGAYLRANKHGVRFRGRRASGRSRTELLCALRGRVQVRTLDGTEPPFSALGWRALVPPVPLSRLLPRGLRTCAVVTSAGAILNSSLGEEIDSHDAVLRFNSAPTRGYEKDVGNKTTIRIINSQILTNPSYHFMDSALYKDVILVAWDPAPYSANLNLWYKKPDYNLFTPYVQHRQRNPNQPFYILHPKFIWQLWDIIQENTKEKIQPNPPSSGFIGPQGQLDG
- the ST6GAL2 gene encoding beta-galactoside alpha-2,6-sialyltransferase 2 isoform X2 encodes the protein MKPHLKQWRQGMLCGVFAWGLLFVVIFLYFTDSSPAKPSPSSFSFLETRRLLPVQGRQRAIMGASEGLPDGADSRRGSPRGLPSGPLRTWAGDGFEREPEFLSAQPGRMSLSAFPPEDPAPGTSGRLSPGDPGPEGARPPRTAPGRRAKRGPRRQSRSPGGEDGERLYSSMSRALLRRLWKGDASARMLHPRLQKAMGAYLRANKHGVRFRGRRASGRSRTELLCALRGRVQVRTLDGTEPPFSALGWRALVPPVPLSRLLPRGLRTCAVVTSAGAILNSSLGEEIDSHDAVLRFNSAPTRGYEKDVGNKTTIRIINSQILTNPSYHFMDSALYKDVILVAWDPAPYSANLNLWYKKPDYNLFTPYVQHRQRNPNQPFYILHPKFIWQLWDIIQENTKEKIQPNPPSSGFIGDLPDPGTEPGSPALEEDCLPPEPQGKQVHTRTQNEMQKPGGRMQITQDKDPTSKPLSAFSWDGHEICSKFL
- the ST6GAL2 gene encoding beta-galactoside alpha-2,6-sialyltransferase 2 isoform X1, encoding MKPHLKQWRQGMLCGVFAWGLLFVVIFLYFTDSSPAKPSPSSFSFLETRRLLPVQGRQRAIMGASEGLPDGADSRRGSPRGLPSGPLRTWAGDGFEREPEFLSAQPGRMSLSAFPPEDPAPGTSGRLSPGDPGPEGARPPRTAPGRRAKRGPRRQSRSPGGEDGERLYSSMSRALLRRLWKGDASARMLHPRLQKAMGAYLRANKHGVRFRGRRASGRSRTELLCALRGRVQVRTLDGTEPPFSALGWRALVPPVPLSRLLPRGLRTCAVVTSAGAILNSSLGEEIDSHDAVLRFNSAPTRGYEKDVGNKTTIRIINSQILTNPSYHFMDSALYKDVILVAWDPAPYSANLNLWYKKPDYNLFTPYVQHRQRNPNQPFYILHPKFIWQLWDIIQENTKEKIQPNPPSSGFIGILLMMNLCGEVHVYEYVPSVRQTDLCHYHEPYHDAACTLGAYHPLLYEKLLVQRLNVGTHGDLHRKGKVVLPGLQAVRCPPGA